The following are from one region of the Actinomycetota bacterium genome:
- a CDS encoding CADD family putative folate metabolism protein, whose amino-acid sequence MDLIQQLDDAIELRSLLRHPFYTKWVAGELPRTALQEYARQYHAFESAFPRFLSALHSRCDRPDVRAALLDNLWDEEHGEANHQELWLRFAEGIGVGREDVRSAGRNAGTQGLVDTYWRSATEGPVAAGVAALYAYERQVPAVAQAKIGGLRRWYAVSDARTLGFFEEHGTLDIEHADTERRIVADLGTGSEPEVMEAAEAALDAWWGFLDGVDA is encoded by the coding sequence ATGGACCTGATCCAGCAGCTCGACGACGCGATCGAACTACGGTCGCTGCTCCGGCACCCGTTCTACACGAAGTGGGTGGCCGGAGAGCTGCCGCGCACGGCGCTCCAGGAGTACGCGAGGCAGTACCACGCCTTCGAGTCGGCGTTCCCGCGGTTCCTGTCCGCGCTGCACTCCCGGTGCGACCGGCCCGACGTCAGGGCCGCCCTCCTGGACAACCTGTGGGACGAGGAGCACGGCGAGGCCAACCACCAGGAGCTGTGGCTCAGGTTCGCCGAAGGTATCGGCGTGGGGCGGGAGGACGTCCGCTCCGCCGGACGAAACGCGGGGACGCAGGGCCTGGTGGACACGTACTGGCGGAGCGCCACCGAGGGACCCGTCGCCGCGGGCGTGGCCGCCCTGTACGCGTACGAGCGCCAGGTCCCGGCGGTGGCGCAGGCCAAGATCGGGGGGCTCCGACGCTGGTACGCCGTGAGCGACGCCAGGACCCTCGGCTTCTTCGAGGAGCACGGGACGCTCGACATCGAGCACGCCGACACCGAGCGCCGCATCGTCGCCGACCTCGGCACGGGCAGCGAGCCAGAGGTCATGGAAGCGGCGGAAGCGGCCCTCGATGCCTGGTGGGGCTTCCTGGACGGGGTGGACGCCTAG
- a CDS encoding YfhO family protein, whose amino-acid sequence MIRVRRREAEPRTAGPGADRLRRWGFAIGGPVLIVAAVLVVLHSFAFGGRLTLQHVDVLSQWLPTYCFLGKSLAAGHIPAWNPFVMGGVPFAADPQSGWTYLPAMALFSAMPCDVAMRWFIVLQPVLAGLGLFWFLRSEGLGRAASTTGGLVLALVVAESYIGISIPFSGTLAWTALMLAAASRLLRAGAWPARLTWTAGTAVAWGQVAAAHLSDGLVIASLALVVFVVVRVGADLRARRRTGRASAALAGLLVAALPLVNLAGLVPRLAYLSRTSLSLGYRGIQVRAAELAGRHPFPFKVGPSSHTDWPLGLTTAPGSYVGAAALVLALAAWGSRRHRSLALAFGLIGAISYALSIRVVAAWLAPHLEGSTFGQFYLHEPERFRFGTILAVPVLAAIGLEAWREAATLRRRLLLLAPGLLVWGVLPPLYGVEHPSVWVPVAGAVAGAIALAAGSIRPALAALVPVALAGELVAGGLLGQTAGYRLPYPGIERPTDTLAFPPLRAPTVPAGAYVRAGPIAATLQRRDTGRYLSLVPGVRSRKRGALQLQHTGDWPLLGNQRSTLFHLEDGDGYNPAQLLRYWSFVRAVEPKHLNYNAAFFIRPPSVARNLLQVAWVIAGTTQGASVRLRGFAVQRAVGEGRYQLYRVPGSPPRASAFTSWTAAGTPDGALRDVLVPRFPVNGTVVLEADPGFRSGPPQEAAAADYAWIGTQSARVEASTGSPAVVLVRNAYDPNWHATVDGRPAPVLAADYVDQGVPVPAGRHTVVLSYDDPAVGYGLLGTALSLAALLGPATFLRARRKSKTEQNHPPEVGEEQV is encoded by the coding sequence GTGATCCGGGTCCGCCGCCGGGAAGCCGAGCCGCGCACCGCCGGGCCGGGGGCTGACCGGCTCCGCCGCTGGGGCTTCGCCATCGGCGGCCCGGTGCTGATCGTGGCGGCCGTGCTGGTCGTACTGCACTCGTTCGCGTTCGGCGGCCGGCTCACGCTCCAGCACGTCGACGTCCTGTCGCAGTGGCTGCCGACGTACTGCTTCCTCGGGAAGAGCCTGGCGGCGGGCCACATCCCCGCCTGGAACCCGTTCGTGATGGGCGGCGTGCCCTTCGCCGCCGACCCGCAATCCGGCTGGACCTACCTCCCGGCCATGGCGCTGTTCTCGGCCATGCCCTGCGACGTGGCCATGCGGTGGTTCATCGTGCTCCAGCCGGTGCTGGCCGGGCTCGGCCTGTTCTGGTTCCTGCGAAGCGAGGGGCTCGGCCGCGCCGCCTCGACCACGGGCGGGCTGGTGTTGGCGCTGGTGGTGGCGGAGTCCTACATCGGCATCTCGATCCCGTTCTCGGGCACGCTGGCCTGGACGGCGTTGATGCTGGCGGCCGCTTCGCGGCTGCTTCGGGCCGGCGCGTGGCCGGCGAGGCTGACCTGGACCGCCGGTACCGCCGTGGCCTGGGGGCAGGTTGCGGCGGCCCACCTCTCCGACGGCTTGGTGATCGCGTCGCTGGCCCTGGTGGTCTTCGTGGTCGTGCGGGTGGGGGCCGACCTGCGGGCCCGCCGCCGCACGGGGCGGGCCTCGGCGGCGCTGGCGGGACTGCTGGTGGCCGCCCTGCCGCTGGTGAACCTGGCCGGGCTCGTCCCCCGGCTGGCGTACCTGTCCAGGACCAGCCTGTCCCTCGGCTACCGGGGGATCCAGGTCCGCGCCGCCGAGCTGGCCGGACGGCACCCGTTCCCGTTCAAGGTCGGCCCGTCGAGCCACACGGACTGGCCGCTCGGGCTGACCACCGCGCCGGGCTCATACGTCGGCGCGGCCGCGCTGGTCCTGGCCCTGGCCGCGTGGGGGAGCCGGCGCCACCGGTCGCTGGCCCTGGCCTTCGGCCTGATCGGCGCCATCAGCTACGCACTGTCGATCCGGGTGGTCGCCGCGTGGCTGGCGCCGCACCTGGAGGGATCGACATTCGGCCAGTTCTACCTGCACGAGCCGGAGCGGTTTCGGTTCGGCACCATCCTGGCGGTGCCGGTGCTCGCCGCCATCGGGCTGGAGGCCTGGCGGGAGGCGGCAACGCTGCGCCGTCGACTGCTGCTGCTGGCTCCGGGCCTGCTGGTGTGGGGGGTGCTGCCGCCGCTGTACGGGGTGGAGCACCCCTCGGTGTGGGTGCCCGTGGCCGGGGCGGTGGCGGGAGCGATCGCCCTGGCAGCCGGTTCCATCCGGCCGGCCCTGGCCGCCCTGGTCCCGGTCGCGCTGGCCGGGGAGCTGGTGGCCGGTGGGCTCCTGGGCCAGACCGCCGGGTACCGGCTCCCGTACCCGGGCATCGAGCGTCCCACGGACACGCTGGCGTTCCCGCCACTTCGCGCACCCACCGTCCCGGCCGGCGCGTACGTCCGGGCGGGACCCATCGCCGCCACGTTGCAGCGCCGAGATACGGGCCGGTACCTCTCGCTGGTGCCCGGCGTTCGGAGCCGCAAGCGAGGAGCCCTCCAGCTGCAGCACACCGGCGACTGGCCGCTGCTGGGGAACCAGCGGTCCACGCTGTTCCACCTGGAGGACGGCGATGGCTACAACCCCGCCCAACTGCTGCGGTACTGGTCGTTCGTGCGCGCGGTCGAGCCCAAGCACCTCAACTACAACGCGGCGTTCTTCATCCGGCCCCCCAGCGTGGCCCGGAACCTGCTCCAAGTGGCGTGGGTGATCGCCGGGACCACGCAGGGCGCTTCGGTCCGTCTGCGCGGGTTCGCGGTGCAGCGGGCGGTGGGTGAGGGCCGGTACCAGCTGTACCGAGTCCCCGGTTCGCCTCCACGAGCGTCGGCCTTCACGTCCTGGACCGCCGCCGGTACGCCGGATGGGGCGCTCAGGGACGTCCTGGTCCCCAGGTTCCCCGTGAACGGAACGGTGGTCCTGGAGGCCGACCCCGGCTTCCGGTCCGGCCCCCCGCAAGAGGCCGCTGCTGCCGACTACGCCTGGATCGGGACCCAGTCGGCGCGGGTCGAGGCCAGCACGGGATCCCCCGCCGTGGTGTTGGTTCGGAACGCCTACGACCCGAACTGGCATGCCACGGTGGACGGCCGCCCGGCCCCCGTCCTGGCCGCTGATTACGTGGACCAGGGAGTGCCGGTCCCGGCCGGGAGACACACCGTCGTCCTCTCCTACGACGACCCGGCGGTCGGATATGGCCTGCTGGGGACCGCTCTCAGCCTGGCCGCCCTGCTCGGACCGGCCACGTTCCTCCGGGCCCGAAGAAAATCCAAAACCGAGCAGAACCATCCTCCCGAGGTTGGCGAAGAACAGGTGTAA